TCAAATTCCTCCTTCCAACTATCAAATCATCTTATGACTCCCATAACCAAACTTCATTCTGGATTAggctctattttattttcattatattgcCTGAAATAATTGGAACattgaaaaaggttttattaATTCCATTGATGAATTGGAAGTCCAGTTTTGAATACTGCTAGCTACTACTACTCTTTAGGCAAAATGTATGGTCTGGTTAACGAGtaaggattttaaaaaaaaaaactaaaaaaaggtcATACATCACTACCAAACATCACCTATATCTGTTTTCTTTCAATTCGAATCTGGAGAAAGGAATCCACTGGACTCTGGACACAAtgcatggggggggggggggggggggggggggttagtAACATTGATCTCCACGAATTGAAAAACTTGCACCCTTTAATTATTTTGGTTCATCTATTTTGCAtaactataattaaatttataggcTTCAAAGGATAGAATGAGTGACACTGGCTAGTTAAGCAAATTATGCTTTACGGATTTTCATTAAAAGCTAAGCCCCTTAATTAGGCCGAAATGGCTTTCATGTTCCAAAGTCATATATGGCCTCATTTTTAATTACCTTGTGGGGCTAATTAGTTTTGTGacatgatcatatatatatatatatagtcatatGTGGAGCAAATGATAAACAAGTTTAGGTTCGATATAGGGTGCTTAGGTTTCTGGCGCCGACTAGGTTTAAATATTGCAAAAACGTAATGTCACTGCTCTGGCTTTTAATTATTCtccacttaatattttttttataatgcaaAGTACCTTGTGTTTCTGATGATATGCTGACCTTAATTGCACTTTCATACAGTTGTTAAGAAGCTGTACTAGCTATGCTTTTGatcaaaagttcaaaacaatTTGTATGCGCTTCATAGTTCTCCAAGAATTGCATTTGATTCTATTAAGCACTTAGCTTCAAGAATATATATACGTCAATGGCCACCACAAAAATCCGTATATAGATAGCTATGGCAGCATACATAtaacatataattatattatatatatatatatatatatatatatatatatatatatatatatatatagatacacGCGCGCACTACTGAATGTTGCAATTGactataattgtttttattaattatataagctGGAATCTCTCTTCTGCACCTCTAATATATATGTACGTCTGTGGAGTCTGCACTCAGATAATAGTGTGTTTGGCTATTTGATGATGAGTTCCGTGCCAACGATTTCGTTAATTGgttctttgaattcttcatTTTGCATGTGATGATAGGTGCCTGCTATGTTATCTATAAATATCCTCGATTAATCTGCTTTACTTTCTGCAACTTGTAATTCTATGTGCATTAGTTGTTGGATGATACTATGATCAACTCCTTTAACTTTCATGGTTAATTTTAACCAGATGTTCCTCGAACAAGTAGAGTTTTATGCCATGCATGTGAAGTTATGGTCTCTTTGATGCATAATGGTGTTATCTTTAAGAATGACCCCTTTATGTTATAGGTTTGCTGAATTTGATAAAGATTAGATCTTCTTGTTACTTTTCAGCTAATAGCAAGGGGTCAATGTATAGTACCTTCTGTTTAGCCGATAAAAAATGGTTAATGATTCTTAAtacattattttgtatttattctttaataaataaataaattcatttttattttctaataaaataatttaatttttgacatCTAttgtttctaataaattaacaaattttatgtttattttctaataaattttttcatttgttattagtatttttcaaaggaactaataacaaatgaaaaacatttatcaaagattaaatacaaaatttattaatttatcaaggaTTAAAAAGTATCAaagatcaaaaataaaattgtaattttatcaTGGACTCaatccaaagaaaaaaattatcaaaaaataaacacaaaattcgaGGACCTATTAgagatcaaaaatatattttagcctaaaaaataattctctttatttttattggtatatatatcttataaattttatataaaaaaattatcttaaccTTCCGGTTCATTGAAAGAAATGAATTCTAATTAATCTGGAGTTTgactagaaaataaataaaatttaataaaaaaattattttcatcaaagATTGAACTCGAGTACTATCCGAATGATTCAACCTTAACTTTAACATATTAATCACTTGTATCCAATTActtgattataaattttataaagtaaaaatgttTCAAGTGATATATTTAATTACGAAATGGTGTTGGTCATGGTTAAGTTTGGTTAAACCCATCATCCAACATGATTAAAATTTTCCTGTTTAGATTGGGTCGAGGTtgtgtaattatttttacaaattcaaTCCAAACTAATTCAATCATAAATAAGTTGAGTTAATGagatctaaatatttttaaaatattttttatttggtaaaaaataaataataattaaaataataatttctttttatctaaaattttgtaaatatataatgaCTAAATACGCTAAAACATCAAATAATGAGAATATTTGAATAATAGAACTAACGGACTTTAGTGCACTTTCATCTGGTATTTCTTGGACTTTATAAGTAAAAGTTTtgtttatgaaagaaaaattagtacagcaatattaacaaatatcaaTTGCATTATACAGAGTAGTTAAAATGCATGGAAAatattgaaaacattcatgtaAAAGTTATTTGTCCATACTTGTATAGTTTTAGTataatttacttattattttactttaagttataattacaatatcacttaattaaattgatcataaatctgaaaatattttgataGAAAGCTAATAATTTGagaattttagataaaaaaaatattggcaaAAGGCTAAATTTGTTTGAagttagaaaaataaacttaattagataaattaaagggataaaaaaacacatttaatcCTAGAATTTAATGATCTAGTGATCTAGTTCATGACATTTGTTtcttaataaaagaaattatacaaCCATATATCGTTCAATCATACATCTGCTTTCGTACtaatttcaacaaattaaaaaaatataagacatGTACAACAgtttatacaataatttatacgatattaatttttatgtttatctttTCCCATCATTATaacatgtaataaataatgtgtaAGAAGAGAtagacacaaaaataaaattatacaaactGTTGTATAAGTTGTTATAGAAATAACATTTCTTGAAATTAACTAAATTACATGTGAAATTGACGAGgtatattcaaaaaaattataattttgattacaaTACTACCAATCATGGTAATAACGAGAATGATGAAAACATTGTTGGCAGATTGGTAATAACGACAATGATGAAAACATTGTTGGCTGTcatagagaaaataataattgaaatttcatgaaatataaaaaagaaaacaagaatttGGAAAAGGGGGTGTTATTTTTCTAGCGAAAAGGAGTGTTTATATATACCATTAGATTGGTATGGGAAGCATGAGTGAAGAATCTGACCCTGTGAAggttattttgagatgttttgAATTGATATCAAGgttgaaaattaatttctaaaaaaaattatgactcaGCTTTAGAATTTGATCAATTGCTAGGCTGGTTCAATTCTTTTTCGACTTCTCTTGGTATTCCAATAGGTGGTAGTAATCATAAGTTTGTTATTGGTTCATTGTATCTCAGGCTCTTCTCTCGGAGAAATAGGTATTTATTTTGTCTTTGGAGGCAAAGTAAAGTTAATTATAACTTGGCGTTGAATGATATCCTTGTTtatcatttatcttttcttaaaatgccaaaatatgttcttaaaaagAATCATTTAGATTCAAATGACTTTTCATTTGCGCGGAACATTGAGGAGGGAAAAATATCTCCTAAGTGGGAGGATAAATGTGTGCAATCCAAAGTACAAAGAGAGTTTGGAAGGATGTGTCTGTAGCCCTAATTGGAGAAGGGGAGAGTCGGAGGATAAGAAGGCTCTTTGATTTGGAGTAAATTTTGGAATCTAGAATGATGATTCCATCTAGCTAGTATCCTATAAATCAAAATGGAAATtcctttagaaagaaaaaagaaaagcataaTTGTGGTCAAGGAAATGTGCTTTGAGGACCGTAAAAAAGGACTCAAATTTGATTGGTTAATGAGAGggttaaagaaaacaataagTAACCAAATCTCAGCATTGTTTTGGATGATGTTTAGATAGGATATATGAGCGTGAAACAACTTTTCCCTAAGCTGTTTCCAACAGGCAACAGTTATAAATAAAGTGTAAAGATCGACCAGCACAAGAAGGGGtggaattatattttaaatttttttcaaaacatcaaagtatttttaaaaaactttagcaaacagcataaaaataaaagtttttttcaagATAAGATGATATGTCGTCTTCTCGTCATCGTAATAGCTAGAAGGATTTAGAAAAACTTctcaaaaaaaatgattttatcgCTCCAGAATATATGTTTCATGTATTCACCAACAACCTTTAGTTACGTTTATTTATTAACTAAGATTTCTCACTAATTAAAcggattttttttacaagaattatAAGTTCTCATAATCTTAATATTATTTCACTCACCTCTCTTgacaatttttcaagtattttttcatataagttTGCTCACGTTTTAAGAACGATGACATGTTctttaaaagagagagagagagagaatgatgacatgaatttataatacatgattatgtaatgtttgaatttttttaaaaactttttttggtaaaaaataaataaaatgaatataaattataaaagaatcacttaaataatatattgttataaaaagataaaatatttatgtataacataattaaaatatacatctaaatatttctttaagtttattttttctaaaattttataattcattcATACACATTATTGAAAGTTGCATATTTTGTCTATGTCTCGAATTGTCTAATTCTAACtcagtcataatttttttggaatgaTGGGGTACTTAAGTCCCAAGAAAGCACTATAAACCCTGTGAAAACACGATAGATACATCAGTCATAAGgatatcaaaaataaaagaaggaacAACATCAAAGATTCTCAATGGATCCTGTATCTGAAACCCATATTCGATCCCTTCAAATAAAATTCCTTAATGTCGTGAACAAGACTGAAGCAAGGATGACAAATTTGACACTCCTTAACCAGAAAGGCTAATCGCAATTTGAGAATCGGATTCGAAACTTATTAGAAACTAGCTATTACCTTTTAAAATTGATATGGGTCTTGACTTTCCATATATTTAAGCACATACAAAACATGTCTGTAACATCTAAGCCAGATATACATTGGAAAATGCTACATTCACTCCCAATTTTTTCAAAGTACactctccttttcttttcttttcttttttaatttaattataacttaaaGGACCTTCTTTTTTTAAACCTTATTCTTTCTTCACACTGTTGCACGCTGTCTCCCCTTACGgcaatacattccttccaaggcAACGAAACACTCCCTCTCTTTCTTTGGAATCATTCATCTCTTTCATTCCCTTTTATGGCATCTGATTCAATATCTTGTTTCAGTCTTCCTTGATTACTtgatttctttgtctaacattaGGGTTTCTTCATCCTCCAAGCTCTCAAACACAGTACATTTGCACTCCTTTTGCGTGATTTAtgcataattaaaagaaataaatttgtgAAGTAAATttgtgaagaaaagaaaataaaaaattaaattcaatacagtgatttttttaatgttttttttttaaattccaaaAAGTAGTTTTTGGAATGTCATTTTAGATTTTGTATTTCTGAAAGTATTTTCtagaatacaaaatataaaacgaCATTCCAGAAATTTATTGTTGTATTCTAGAAATTAATTTCCAAAatgttgttttatattttgcatttcagaaaataattttcagaaCTAAAAAACTAAAACGTCATTTTGGAAACTGCGTTCcagaataataattaaacagcATATAGGAgtattttgggtaaaaaaaaataattaaaataaaaggggAGTGAATATAGCATTTGCCATTTGATATCCAAAGGGCCAAACCCTGATGCCCATAGGCGGTTTCAAGGCCCGGCTACCCTGGGCAATTGCCCAGGCTCTGGCATAAcccttttaattttatgttactaatatttttcttttttttttttggtgttgtactattatttttctttattaatgaaTTAAACGGGCAACTATCATGTTTAGCACGCAGATTCAACAAAAAGTATCTTGATGTTAAATAGTTAGTTGAACTAGCTGGCATAACCCTTTTTGTGGACTGTGTATTCTTAtccttcactcttttttttttttttcttggtagaATTTTCCTTCTCATTTATTTACCCTTTGTAAACAATAATTACCATAATTCATGCAATAGGGTAATAACAACTATAGAAACACCAATCACATGAATTCATTATTATTGGTCAGCTTTTTCACAAATTTACTATGAGCTTAAAGCAAATATCATGTGATGTTGTTCTATAAATCTAAGTTGTACATTTATCAATTACTAGTATTTTAgtgaatgtttattttatataactaaaatttataatttataataaataaatacttatatataaattatgaaataattttacacaaacataaaaatggagaaaattaaaagaaaaatattaaagaaagggCAAGAAATTGAAAGAGCAAAACAATTGtaagagttaaaaattaaaagggcaAAAATATAGGTAACAGAAACAAAAGAAGTAAAGCTTCGTCACCGCAGCAACACTGTAGAAACCTTAAAGCTTCCGCCATCGACACCTACTGGTTCTTTTCCGACTACCgccttccccttttttttcggttagtaattgtttaatttcaaCTGATTGTGGTtttaaattgaaacaattaACACAAAGGTagcagagaagaagaagaagaaaaatttgggtTTGTCTTTGAAaggttaaatattttatgttatatagAAGTACTAACATTGTGAAAATGGGTCCcatatttttcaagtttatctaaaatctcatatggtgaaattataatattgtatCATACTGATAActtcaataaatttcattataaaaaatatttactttataatatattttgtcattttgtgtGCTGCTAAGTGTCCGATTAAGCTACTACACAGCAAGATTCATTGGTTATAAAAGTTTTATTGATAAGTCAAACTAAAGTGTGTATCTAGTAATATTATAAGCatatagtattatttataatagcaGTAAAAAGATCTTTTACAGTGGAATCATACCActtgtaaatttgtttattgataGATAAATTATCTACAATAAAGGTTTCTTTTGGTtatctaattttattagtttctataatggtgtttaattgaatataatataatgctTGTTCCTACTCTTTATAAATCATAAGagattacttttattttgaaaaactattcttatttaaattttgattcttatgattttaattgttaattgagTATTAACTTAAGATCATTTAATTTCAGAGATGAGGAGATTTTTGGTTGATAGAGCAAGTATTGAGAATGTGAATGTTGTACAACAAGAAGCCGAATTAGAACCGCCACCTAATGTGGTTAATGAGTTTAACCCAAATGAGATTGTGCGTGATCCAGGTCATAGTAAACAAACGAGCTTTCAAATATATTGCAAAGAAAAGATCTTAATATTGTGAATGCCATGGAATTAGTTGATGTTGTCAAAGCTCGGTTGGGCACAATGAGAGAGAGTGgctggaataatttttttgccgATGTCCAAGGATTTTGTGTTGCTAAAAGTATTCTGGTACCAAATATGGATGACGAAATACCAGTTCGGGGTCGTTCAAGAGCAGAAGGGAGGACTATCACTAATCTTCATCATTACCGTGCAAAGATTTTTTATGTTGCTATTGATAAAATATGTGTGGAGATGGATCACCGCTTTAGTGAAGGAAGTAACATTATACTTGATTGCTTCTCATGTCTTGACCCCAAGAACTCTTTCTCCAAGTTTGATGTTGATAAGCTTGCTCGTCTTGCTGATATTTATCATGCAGACTTTTCTTATGATGACCGAGGAACAATTAGGGATCAACTTGAAACTTATGTGCTTCAAGTGAGAAGAAATGCTTCTTTTTCCACTTGTGAAGATGTTCAAAGTTTGGCTATGAAGATGGTTCAAACTGAGAAACATTTGGTATTTCCATTGGTTTATAAACTTATTGAGCTAGCTTTGATATTGCCGGTGTCGACAGCATCCGTTGAAAGAGCTTTTTCAGCAATGAAGATTATCAAGTCTAAATTGCGCAATAAGATCAACGATGTGTGGTTCAATGACTTGATGGTATGTTACACCGAGCGGGAGATATTCAAGTCtcttgatgatattgatattattCGAACATTTACCGCAAAGAAGTCTCGGAAAGGACACTTGCCtcgtaattttatttaaccCGCGCTATTGTAAGATtatgtttatctcttttattttaaactatatttttgttgacaaaatgacaagtctcttttattttgattgattactatttacatattatatacAATGTGAATTtgctatctttaaatttttgcccaggctttataatttttctggCTCCGCCACTGCCTGATGGTGAAGGCCACTGGGACAAAACCTCAAGAAGGGGAGTTCGAGCCCTATTATCCTTCCACTCCCAACCCCTACCCCACTTGTATGTGATAAAAGATGAATGaatctttattttaatatctaaaagacttaaatatgattttagtcctttaaatttaattaattatttttttagtattttaaaaaatatctttattagtcttttcaatttttaaaaagttaattttagttcttttatttctttgtgTTAATAGTGTCATAATTTGTGATGATTGCTCaccatcataatttttttaatttaatttcttcaaaaataatttgtgagagtttaaactttttaaaatatgtaaaaaaaattgtcaaattccaatatcaatatttttattttcttctttaaaatcaCCAAAATATACACACAAAAAATGGTCACCAATCCATATGAGTCAAATATTTTGGTAATTTAAAATCAccatattttttacaaaaattaaattagaaatatttattttggcagttaaaaatatcacaaattatGAAATcataaacacaatgaacaaagATAAACTAAAAGTAGATTTTCGGAAATTTGAgaaaccaataaaaataattttgtttttgaagaaccaaaaaaaataattacccaaatttaaaagacaaaaaacatacTTAAGCCtatctaaaattataaaatatttttaatttagttttagaaattatttttaaaaaataatctatgaAATTGATGATTGTTAATCTAAGTTAGTCTCATCACTCTTAATCAACCTAACAACGTCAAATATGTTAATATCTAGTCTTCATGTTAACTCACATGTAATATCTTAAAATCACTACtttaatccttaaaattctAGGATGTTATATGCATAGTCcctgaaatttttaaaatattacagtAGTtagtgaatttatttattttaatcaacaaaaaaaattatattaattataacaaGATACTAGTTGAACCAAATATAAGTTTAGATACATCTACATATAACTGAAAGTATTGACATAGTGATATAAGGTATTGTTATATTCACATATGGGAGCAACAAGAGAAtttgtgttcaattttactgtcagtaaaattttttaaaatcattgatAATAATACCAAGTAGAATTAATCTTTAATCCAATAGCTTGAAAAATGTCCGTATTCTTTAAtctaggaaaaaaaagataaatctaCATATGCATCACAGTTTAATGCATATTTATGCCATATACCAAGCATAAATATCTCTTAACCAATGGTTGGAAATTAAGCTTGTATCCCACCACTCTTATTGGTTATTCCCGCATATACCTTGTTAAGCATGAAAGGATTCAAGTCCGGACATATATTTAGTATACGTGTTTGCATTTTTCGAATTCTTTTCACGTCAAATTTCAAGTTTACGCAAAACTGCAGTTTATTGCTTTCATCTTGCTGTTAGTACTTATAAGTTATAAGCCACGGAATTAATTACTCCGCCCACTCATCTGTGTAGCATGCTGGCATGTCACATTGGCAAGAAGCTTTATGAAACTCAGTAACTAAATGAATTTTACAAGACGTAACGAATTATTTAATCTACAATATTGCTCATACTTTACGctatataatatatactatAGACTCAACAAAAGTCCGTAAGA
This genomic interval from Glycine max cultivar Williams 82 chromosome 5, Glycine_max_v4.0, whole genome shotgun sequence contains the following:
- the LOC102663384 gene encoding uncharacterized protein produces the protein NELSNILQRKDLNIVNAMELVDVVKARLGTMRESGWNNFFADVQGFCVAKSILVPNMDDEIPVRGRSRAEGRTITNLHHYRAKIFYVAIDKICVEMDHRFSEGSNIILDCFSCLDPKNSFSKFDVDKLARLADIYHADFSYDDRGTIRDQLETYVLQVRRNASFSTCEDVQSLAMKMVQTEKHLVFPLVYKLIELALILPVSTASVERAFSAMKIIKSKLRNKINDVWFNDLMVCYTEREIFKSLDDIDIIRTFTAKKSRKGHLPRNFI